The following DNA comes from Puniceibacterium sp. IMCC21224.
GATCGGTGAATCGGTGTTCTCGATGGTGATGGTGACTGTCGGCCTGCTGATCCTGCTGCGTGGCGTCGTCCTGCTGCTGTTTGGGGCTTCCGTCCGGCCATTCCCGATCATCTTTCCGCTGAAGCCGCTCTTACTCGGCGATATGCTGATTCCGATGAACTTGCTTATCGGGGGGATCATCACCATCGTTGCCGCCGTTGGCCTGTCCTGGTTCTTCAACTGGACCCGTTCAGGCCTGCGGATGACGGCAGTGGCCGAAGATCACGTCGTCGCTGCTTCGATGGGGATTTCGGTGAAAGGCTCTATTGCCTTTGCCTGGATTCTCGGCGCAATCCTGTCCACGATAGGAGCGATGATCTTCCTCAGCGGCAAGTCGCTGACCTTTCTGGCCTCGGATATCGGTTTTGCGGCACTGCCGGTTGCATTGTTCGCCGGGTTGGAGTCGATCGGCGGACTTGTCCTGGCGGGAATCATCATCGGTGTAATCCAGAGCCTGACCACCAACTACCTCGATCCGATCATCGGCGGCTCGCTCGGCAGTGTCGTGCCCTATATCATCATGCTTGCCATTCTGCTGATCCGGCCCACGGGTCTGTTCGGCTGGCGCACAATCGAGCGGGTTTAATTCATGGATCCTTCCGGCATTTTTCCCACAAGCTATCGCGCCGACAGACGTCTCGTGCGCACGCGCTGGCAGGCGGTTTGCCTGGCGCTGTTCCTCGTGGTTATGCTGGCGATGCCCTATCTTGTGAGCGGGCGTATCATCGCCGTGCTGAACATGATGCTGATCAGCGCCGTGATCGCCGTCGGACTCCAGATTTGCACCGGCTATGCGGGCCAGATCAATCTGGGCCAGGCCGCATTCATGGGGGTGGGCGCCTATACCGCTTCGATACTGGCCTCCAAGACCGGTCTCACGTTCCTGTTGACCATACCGTTGGCCGGGTTCGCGGCTGCGCTGTTCGGCTTTCTCTTCGGTTTGACGGCGACTCGGATCAAGGGGTTCTATCTGGCGCTGACGACTCTCGCGGCACAGTTCATCTTTCATTTTGCAGTCCTGAACCTGCCATCCTCCTGGCTAGGTGGCTCAAATGGAGTCACCGTGCCGGCAGCAGAGATATTCGGGCTGCGCTTCGTCACCGAGACCCAGCAATTCTACATGAACCTTGCGGTTGCCGCGATCATGATCGCAGGCGCGTTCGGGATCATCCGGTCGCGCTTCGGTCGCGCCTTCATCGCGGTCAGGGACGATGACGTGGCCGCAGGCATCATGGGGATCAATGTAGCGGCTACCAAGGCGAATGCCTTTCTGATCGGCGCCTTCTATGCTGGCGTCGGCGGGGCACTCTGGGCCTACATGATCCGCTTTGTCGGGGTCGATCAATTCACCCTGTTCCATTCCATCTTTTTCGTGGCGATGATCATCGTCGGTGGAATGGGGTCGATCGTCGGGGCGCTGGTCGGTGTCTTCGTCATTCGCACCATCCAGGAAGTTATTGCCACAGTCGGCCCGAATATCGCCGATTCCGTCTCGTTTCTGGGAGGCGATATCGTGTTCGCGGGCATGAACGTCATTCTTGGTGGCGTGATTGCCTTGTTCATGATCCTTGAACCCAAGGGGGTGATGCACCGCTGGAATATCCTGAAATCGTCTTATCGTATCTGGCCGTTCCCCTATTGATTTCGGGGCGGTCTATAACCTGGGAGGAGAAT
Coding sequences within:
- a CDS encoding branched-chain amino acid ABC transporter permease translates to MDPSGIFPTSYRADRRLVRTRWQAVCLALFLVVMLAMPYLVSGRIIAVLNMMLISAVIAVGLQICTGYAGQINLGQAAFMGVGAYTASILASKTGLTFLLTIPLAGFAAALFGFLFGLTATRIKGFYLALTTLAAQFIFHFAVLNLPSSWLGGSNGVTVPAAEIFGLRFVTETQQFYMNLAVAAIMIAGAFGIIRSRFGRAFIAVRDDDVAAGIMGINVAATKANAFLIGAFYAGVGGALWAYMIRFVGVDQFTLFHSIFFVAMIIVGGMGSIVGALVGVFVIRTIQEVIATVGPNIADSVSFLGGDIVFAGMNVILGGVIALFMILEPKGVMHRWNILKSSYRIWPFPY
- a CDS encoding branched-chain amino acid ABC transporter permease codes for the protein MVYFINDIITGALIGLLYALVAMGFVVIYRASKVFNFAQGELVIIGGFIVWFTTMQLGLSLWLSIPLSLVLAGLVGYLIERIFLTKLIGESVFSMVMVTVGLLILLRGVVLLLFGASVRPFPIIFPLKPLLLGDMLIPMNLLIGGIITIVAAVGLSWFFNWTRSGLRMTAVAEDHVVAASMGISVKGSIAFAWILGAILSTIGAMIFLSGKSLTFLASDIGFAALPVALFAGLESIGGLVLAGIIIGVIQSLTTNYLDPIIGGSLGSVVPYIIMLAILLIRPTGLFGWRTIERV